In one Balaenoptera musculus isolate JJ_BM4_2016_0621 chromosome 2, mBalMus1.pri.v3, whole genome shotgun sequence genomic region, the following are encoded:
- the LOC118889912 gene encoding nuclear cap-binding protein subunit 2-like, whose product MSGGLLKALRSNSYVKLSQYWDQHFWLDNEEQENLLKKSCTLYVGNLSFYTTEEQIYELFSKSGDIKKIIMGLDKMKKTAYGFCFVEYYSRADAENAMQYINGTRLDDRIIRTDWDAGFKEGRQYGRGHSGDQIRDEYLQDYNAGRGGYGKLAQTCEW is encoded by the coding sequence ATGTCAGGTGGCCTCCTGAAGGCACTGCGCAGCAACTCCTACGTCAAGCTGAGCCAGTACTGGGACCAGCACTTCTGGCTTGACAATGAAGAACAGGAAAACTTACTGAAGAAAAGCTGTACATTGTATGTTGGAAATCTTTCCTTCTATACAACTGAAGAACAAATCTATGAACTCTTCAGCAAAAGTGGTGACATAAAGAAAATCATCATGGGCCtggataaaatgaagaaaacagcatATGGGTTCTGCTTTGTGGAATACTATTCAAGAGCAGATGCAGAAAATGCCATGCAGTACATAAATGGAACGCGTCTGGATGACCGGATCATTCGCACAGACTGGGACGCAGGCTTTAAGGAGGGCAGGCAGTATGGCCGTGGTCATTCTGGGGACCAGATACGAGATGAGTATCTTCAGGACTACAATGCTGGGAGAGGAGGCTATGGAAAACTGGCCCAAACCTGTGAGTGGTGA